The Andrena cerasifolii isolate SP2316 chromosome 14, iyAndCera1_principal, whole genome shotgun sequence genome contains a region encoding:
- the LOC143376586 gene encoding longitudinals lacking protein, isoforms N/O/W/X/Y-like, translating to MQPIPFNRGRHERRFRRSHVMRCTVARRSNVRDSTETPVMCPQCGRTYKMKRNLTTHMKFECGGQRNFTCHVCPAKYTQNVGLRRHLMQRHNIYLPPKFSNPKQLGTCPLKCTRCCHREMRTFTCHQCSRSYVMRHNLVKHLRFECGGQKHFACSLCPARYTQNGKLRQHMLNTHNIFVPPRKTWTRFSVA from the exons GAAGGAGCCACGTGATGAGGTGCACCGTCGCTAGGAGGAGTAACGTAAGAGACTCCACAGAGACTCCCGTCATGTGTCCCCAATGCGGACGCACGTACAAGATGAAGAGAAACCTGACCACCCACATGAAGTTCGAATGCGGTGGGCAGAGAAACTTCACCTGTCACGTCTGCCCGGCAAAGTACACGCAGAATGTCGGGCTGCGTCGACACCTTATGCAGAGGCACAACATTTATCTGCCGCCAAAGTTCTCCAATCCCAAGC AGCTGGGAACCTGTCCGCTGAAGTGCACGAGGTGCTGCCACAGGGAGATGAGAACGTTCACCTGCCACCAGTGCAGCAGGTCGTACGTAATGCGGCACAATCTGGTGAAACATTTGCGATTCGAGTGTGGTGGGCAGAAACATTTCGCCTGTAGTTTGTGCCCAGCGAGGTACACGCAGAACGGCAAACTCAGGCAGCACATGCTGAACACGCACAACATCTTCGTGCCGCCGCGGAAAACGTGGACGAGATTTAGCGTCGCTTAA